The Lycium barbarum isolate Lr01 chromosome 10, ASM1917538v2, whole genome shotgun sequence genome includes a region encoding these proteins:
- the LOC132614977 gene encoding ethylene-responsive transcription factor ERF106-like, producing MAAKQPRRRIVGSSSFHVCIKSPEPDTYPLAKIFDLSRVPPPWALPHTSYNAPHLGESPPSQLRRLFPSALSKKWKEFSLVFINHTNPSLFQMAQKQSSDAAMTVAIFPDEVHYRVVRKRPQGSYAAEIKDPGQKTCVWLGIFDTSLKAARASDMAARLFCSLMTVTNFSPTTEDNLRNAKDFMEKLNPKNSSNNNNFNQSGAIGSSSRSSAVR from the exons ATGGCCGCGAAGCAACCTCGCCGTCGTATCGTAGGCTCAAGCAGCTTCCATGTATGTATCAAAAGTCCCGAGCCAGACACGTATCCTCTGGCCAAGATCTTTGATCTCAGTCGCGTACCTCCCCCATGGGCTCTTCCTCACACCTCCTATAATGCACCTCATTTGGGCGAATCGCCACCGTCACAGTTGCGTCGCCTCTTTCCTTCTGCGTTATCTAAAAAGTGGAAGGAATTTAGTTTGGTATTTATAAATCACACAAATCCTTCCCTCTTTCAGATGGCGCAGAAGCAAAGTAGCGATGCGGCGATGACCGTGGCAATTTTTCCAGATGAAGTGCATTATAGAGTTGTGAGGAAGAGGCCACAGGGGAGTTACGCAGCTGAGATCAAAGATCCTGGCCAGAAGACATGTGTATGGCTCGGGATTTTTGATACATCTCTGAAAGCTGCTCGGGCCTCCGATATGGCGGCGAGGCTGTTTTGCTCCCTCATGACTGTAACTAATTTCTCCCCTACAACTGAGGATAACCTCAGAAATGCGAAAGATTTTATGGAAAAGCTTAATCCTAAGAATTCTAGtaataataacaatttcaatCAGAGCGGCGCTATAGGATCGTCTTCCAGATCTAGCGCGGTGCG CTGA
- the LOC132615683 gene encoding uncharacterized protein LOC132615683: protein MLLAVLIANSEGNILVERFNGVPTEESLQWRSFLVRLGAENLRGVKNEELLVACHKSVYVVYTILGGVSIYVVGKEEYDELVLTEVICAITSIVRDACGKPPSERLFLDKYGKICLCLDEIVSKGLLENTEKDRIKRLVRLKPPSEF from the exons ATGTTGCTTGCTGTATTGATCGCCAATTCTGAGGGCAATATACTTGTAGAACG TTTCAATGGAGTCCCAACCGAGGAAAGTCTACAATGGCGATCTTTCTTAGTTAGGTTGGGAGCAGAAAATCTCAGAGGAGTAAAAAATGAGGAGCTCCTTGTAGCTTGTCACAA ATCAGTTTATGTGGTATACACAATATTAGGAGGTGTCAGCATTTATGTGGTTGGCAAAGAAGAATACGATGAACTTGTTT TAACAGAAGTAATATGTGCTATTACTTCAATTGTGAGGGATGCCTGTGGAAAGCCTCCAAGCGAACGTCTTTTCCTAGACAAGTATGGAAAAATTTGCTTGTGTTTAGATGAAATTGTTTCGAAG GGATTGCTTGAAAATACAGAGAAAGACAGAATCAAAAGACTTGTGAGATTAAAACCACCATCAGAATTTTGA
- the LOC132613584 gene encoding protein FLOWERING LOCUS D has protein sequence MDPSENNNPQSLPYITSNNPLQFTIHLPNSNPSSTPNFTSIPNPNPNPNPNSDSISDQLLSLSIPSKRRRGRPRITTSSLDQFSKTLVDNSNLVRNLTARTVTASDEIIVINKEATTEALIALTAGFPADSLTDEEIEAGVVSVVGGIEQVNYILIRNHIITKWRENVSTWITKEMFVDVIPKHCSALLDSAYNYVLSRGYINFGVAPAIKDKIPAERSKPSVIIIGAGLAGLAAARQLMLFGFKVTVLEGRKRAGGRVYTKKMEGGNKVAAADLGGSVLTGTLGNPLGLLARQLSYILHKVRDKCPLYRVDGKPVDQDLDHKVEVAYNLLLEKASKLRQLMGEVSQDVSLGAALETFRQDYEDSVNEEEMGLFNWHLANLEYANAGLISKLSLAFWDQDDPFDMGGDHCFLPGGNGKIVQALAENVPILYEKIVHTIRYGSDGVQVAAGGQVFEGDMALCTVPLGVLKGGSMKFIPELPQRKLDGIKRLGFGLLNKVAMLFPYVFWGADLDTFGHLTDNSSSRGEFFLFYSYATVAGGPLLLALVAGEAAHKFETMPPTDAVTKVLQILKGIYEPQGIEVPEPIQTVCTRWGSDPFSLGSYSNVAVGASGDDYDILAESVGDGRLFFAGEATNRRYPATMHGAFLSGLREAANIAHHAKVRTMSLKVEKKPSKSAYSYACVLDDLFREPDVEFGSFSIIFSKKSSDLESPAILRVTFSGPQARNHDGIRPDRHLSNKLLFQQLQSHFNNQHELHVYALLTKQQALDLREVRGGDEMRLNFLSEKLGVKLIGRKGLGPNIDSIIASIKADRGKRKPGSRSLTLKSGVTKSKGTTLKRKIVRKAKVVSGGNRTTSSPAAISRIKAVGSTSTANSPTNVDLEPKPVCTIGSVASPSLNIGVNDNMGSKSVASSSVYVLPNASIGDKFEGNSGSSTPPILDAGGNTGSNGNAPSYPRSIYDDSTNTCAPPSSGNSAS, from the exons ATGGATCCTTCAGAAAATAATAATCCTCAATCTTTACCTTATATTACCAGTAACAATCCTCTTCAATTCACCATTCACTTGCCCAATTCAAACCCTAGTTCTActcccaatttcacttcaattccaaACCCTAACCCTAACCCTAACCCGAATTCTGATTCAATATCAGATCAGCTTCTTTCGTTATCAATTCCAAGCAAAAGGAGAAGAGGTAGGCCTCGAATTACGACGTCGTCTTTGGACCAG TTTAGCAAAACCCTTGTGGACAATTCGAATCTTGTGCGTAATTTGACTGCTAGAACAGTTACTGCTTCTGATGAGATTATTGTAATTAACAAAGAGGCAACGACTGAGGCGTTAATTGCTTTAACTGCTGGGTTTCCGGCTGACTCTTTGACTGACGAGGAAATCGAGGCTGGGGTTGTTTCTGTAGTGGGTGGTATCGAGCAGGTTAATTACATTCTAATTAGAAACCATATAATTACCAAATGGCGCGAAAATGTATCGACTTGGATAACGAAAGAGATGTTTGTTGACGTTATACCTAAGCATTGTAGTGCTCTGCTGGATTCTGCTTATAACTATGTGTTATCACGTGGGTATATTAATTTTGGAGTTGCTCCGGCCATTAAGGATAAGATTCCAGCTGAGCGGAGTAAGCCTAGTGTGATCATTATTGGGGCAGGACTTGCGGGGTTGGCTGCGGCGAGGCAGTTGATGTTGTTTGGGTTTAAGGTTACAGTTTTGGAGGGAAGAAAGCGTGCGGGTGGAAGAGTGTACACTAAAAAGATGGAAGGTGGGAATAAGGTGGCTGCTGCTGATCTAGGAGGGAGTGTGTTGACGGGTACGCTTGGGAACCCGCTAGGTCTTTTGGCACGGCAGCTCTCTTACATACTTCACAAGGTCAGAGACAAATGCCCTCTTTATCGTGTCGATGGGAAGCCAGTTGATCAAGATTTAGATCACAAGGTGGAGGTAGCTTATAACCTACTTTTGGAGAAGGCAAGCAAGCTCAGGCAGTTAATGGGAGAAGTTTCTCAGGATGTTTCTCTTGGAGCAGCATTGGAGACTTTCCGTCAGGATTATGAGGATTCCGTGAATGAAGAGGAGATGGGTTTGTTTAATTGGCATCTCGCAAATCTGGAATATGCAAATGCAGGTCTGATTTCTAAGCTTTCCTTAGCATTTTGGGACCAAGATGACCCTTTTGACATGGGAGGGGATCATTGCTTCCTGCCTGGAGGAAATGGAAAAATAGTTCAGGCATTAGCCGAAAATGTACCTATTCTTTATGAAAAAATTGTGCATACCATTCGTTATGGTAGTGATGGAGTACAGGTTGCCGCTGGGGGCCAAGTATTTGAAGGAGATATGGCACTGTGCACTGTTCCGCTTGGAGTTTTAAAAGGTGGTTCTATGAAGTTCATTCCAGAGTTGCCTCAGCGGAAGCTTGACGGAATAAAAAGATTGGGATTTGGATTGTTAAATAAAGTTGCAATGCTTTTCCCGTATGTCTTCTGGGGCGCTGATCTCGATACCTTTGGACATCTTACTGATAATTCTAGTAGCAGGGGTGAATTCTTTCTGTTTTATAGCTATGCAACTGTTGCTGGTGGTCCCTTATTGTTAGCTCTAGTTGCTGGAGAAGCTGCGCACAAGTTTGAGACCATGCCCCCGACTGATGCAGTGACAAAAGTTCTtcaaattctaaaag GTATATATGAACCACAAGGAATTGAAGTGCCAGAGCCCATCCAAACTGTCTGTACAAGATGGGGAAGTGATCCTTTCAGCTTGGGTTCTTACTCTAATGTTGCAGTCGGGGCATCAGGAGATGACTATGATATTTTAGCAGAAAGTGTGGGCGATGGCAGACTTTTCTTTGCTGGTGAGGCCACAAATAGGCGATATCCAGCCACTATGCACGGAGCTTTTCTTAGTGGGCTTAGAGAAGCTGCGAACATTGCTCACCATGCTAAGGTTAGAACCATGAGTTTGAAGGTTGAGAAAAAACCATCAAAGAGCGCTTATTCTTATGCTTGTGTTCTGGACGACTTATTTAGGGAGCCAGACGTGGAATTTGGTAGTTTTTCTataattttttctaaaaaaagttCTGATCTCGAGTCACCAGCTATTTTGAGGGTAACTTTCAGTGGGCCCCAAGCACGGAATCATGATGGGATAAGGCCTGATCGACATCTTTCTAATAAATTACTCTTTCAGCAGCTTCAGTCCCATTTTAATAACCAGCATGAGCTTCATGTTTATGCCTTGCTAACCAAGCAACAAGCCCTTGACCTCAGGGAGGTCAGAGGCGGTGACGAGATGAGGCTGAATTTCCTTTCTGAGAAGCTTGGGGTGAAACTGATTGGAAGAAAAGGCTTGGGTCCAAATATTGATTCTATAATTGCTTCAATTAAGGCTGATAGGGGAAAGCGCAAACCTGGGTCCAGATCTCTTACGCTTAAATCTG GTGTCACGAAGTCAAAAGGCACCACTCTCAAGCGAAAAATAGTTAG AAAGGCTAAAGTTGTAAGCGGAGGCAATCGAACCACCTCTTCCCCTGCTGCTATCAGCAGGATTAAAGCAGTTGGCAGCACCAGTACCGCGAACTCTCCAACAAATGTAGATTTGGAGCCTAAACCAGTTTGCACTATTGGATCTGTAGCTTCTCCAAGTTTGAATATTGGTGTAAATGACAACATGGGATCAAAATCAGTGGCCAGTAGTTCTGTGTATGTACTTCCCAATGCAAGCATTGGTGATAAGTTTGAGGGTAATAGTGGTAGTTCTACCCCTCCAATTTTGGATGCTGGAGGAAACACAGGAAGCAATGGTAATGCGCCTAGTTATCCCAGGAGTATATATGATGATAGCACGAATACATGTGCTCCGCCTTCTAGTGGAAATTCAGCTAGTTAG